From the Alphaproteobacteria bacterium genome, the window CTCGATCGCGCCCCGCGCCGCCAGGTCCGCCCGCCGCGCGGCCGACGAAAACACGGTATGCATGGTGACCCGGGTGCCGGCGCCTTCTTCCGCAAAGGTGGTGACGGCCTGGAACGGCTCGAAATCGCCGCCGTCGTCGTCGATGGTGTAGACCAGCCGCTCCGGCGGCACGATTTCCTGCCAGACGACCCGGTTCGGATAGATCGTGCCGTCCGGCGCGATCATCCTGAAGCGCCAGCTTCCGCCCACCCGGATGTCGATCTCGGCCGTCTCGCAGCGGAAGCCCTGCGGGCCCCACCACAGCGGCAGCTGCGCCGGATCGGTCCACGCCCGCCAGACCAGCGCGCGCGGCGCCCGCAGCAACCGGGTGATGACGATCTCGTTGTCGGCGCCCGGTGCGGCACCGGCTCGCGCGGATTCACCTGCC encodes:
- a CDS encoding SRPBCC domain-containing protein, which produces MAGESARAGAAPGADNEIVITRLLRAPRALVWRAWTDPAQLPLWWGPQGFRCETAEIDIRVGGSWRFRMIAPDGTIYPNRVVWQEIVPPERLVYTIDDDGGDFEPFQAVTTFAEEGAGTRVTMHTVFSSAARRADLAARGAIEGGESTIDCLEAHLAAIASNG